GTCCCCGCAGGTCGGTGAGGTAGATGAAGAGGAACGGCAGGGTCAGGCCGCGCCCGACCGCCGAGAGCAGGGTGCCGAGGAGGATCCGACGGGCTTCCGGGCGGGTGGGGAGGGCGCGGCGCAGCATGGCTGGATTCTCTGCGTCGGGTACGACGGTGCGCGACCGGATAACCGACGATCCGGCCCTGGGCGGAGCCGGTGGGTGAGCAGGCCCACATGGTCTGCCATGCTGACCCGGTGAGCACGACCTGGCGACACCTGCCCGCCCCGGCCCGTGAGATCGCGGCGGCCGCCGCGGAGGCCGTCGCCGCCGCCCGGGAGCGGGACGCGGGGGCGTACGAGCTGGCGGTGGAGCGGCTCACCGCCGCCGACCGGGCCGGCCTGGTGCTCGGTGGGGTGGTACGCCTGCTGCTGGAGGAGAGCCACCCGGACGGGTTGGCCGGCGACGACGTACGCCAGGTCCTGGAACGCTGCGTGCGGTCGGTGACGCCGTGGTGGTCGCAGGTCGACCCGCACGTGCTGCTGGTGCTGCTGGCCAGCGCCCTCGGCGTCTACGACCCCGGCGAGGACGACGCGCCGCCCGGGCCGGGGGAGATCGCGCGACACGCCCCGCTGCTCGTGGCCGACCTGCTGGCCGTCACCGGCCGACCGTTGGACGACTACCTGGCCGCCGCGTTCGCCGAGGTCGCCCGCACCGAACTGCACGACTGACCCGAGCCGGTCACGGGCTGGCGGCGAGGAAGACGAAGGCGGCGAGCAGCACCAGGTGCACCCCGCCCTGGAGTACGGTCGCCCGGCCCGGCACGACGGTGAGGACGCCGGTCACGGCGGTCAGGGCGAGCAGCGTGAGCTGGGTGCCGCCGAGGCCGAGCAGCAGCGGGCCGTCGAGCCAGACGGAGGCGAGCGCGATGGCCGGGATGGTCAGCCCGATGCTGGCCATGGCGGAGCCGAGGGCCAGGTTCAGGCTGATCTGCACCCGGTCGCGGCGGGCGGCGCGGGCCGCCGCGAGGGTCTCCGGCAGCAGCACCAGCAGGGCGATGACCACGCCGACGAAGGCCTGCGGGAGGTTCGCGGCCGAGACGCCGGCCTCGATCGTCGGCGAAATGATCTTCGCGTTGCCGACCACCGCCACCAACGCCACCACCAGCAGCGCCACGCTGGTCCACGCGGTACGCGCCGACGGCGGGTCGGCGTGCCCGTCCCCGTCCACGTCGACGATCCGGCCGTCCTGGCTGACCGGGAGGAAGTAGTCCCGGTGCCGGCCGGTCTGCACCAGCACGAAGAGCCCGTACAGGGCGAGCGACGCCACGGCCGCGAACGCCAGCTGCGCGGGGGAGAACTCCGGGCCGGGACGGCTGGTGGTGAAGGTCGGCACGACCAGGCTGAGGGTGGCCAGGGTCGCCACGGTGGCCAGCGCCCCGCCGGTGCCCTCCGGGTTGAAGACGGCCACCCGGCGGCGCAGCGCCCCGAGCAGCAGCGACAGGCCGAGGATCCCGTTGCAGGTGATCATGACGGCGGCGAAGACGGTGTCCCGGGCCAGCGCCTGGGTCTTGTCGCCGCCGCTGATCATCAGCGTGACGATCAGGGCCACCTCGATGACGGTCACCGCCACCGCGAGGACCAGCGAACCGAACGGCTCACCCACCTTGTGGGCGACCACCTCGGCGTGGTGCACGGCGGCCAGGACCGCGCCGGCCAGCAGCGCGGCCACCACCGCGACCAGCACGCCGGGCAGGTCCCGCCCCCAGGCGGCGGCGAGCACGACCACCGCGATCAGGGGTACGACGAAGGTCCAGTCGGTCACGCGGGACTTGATCAGGGCCGTCATCGGTCAACAATGCCAGGAAAAGCGGTGAGGTGCCCCTCACCGACAGGTCGGGAGGCTCACCGGGACAGCCGGTTTCCGGGAATCACGGCGGGGTGGACGACATGCCGCGGGAACAGCGGAACGCCTGGGTACGCCTCGTCGTCAACCCCGGTGCTCGCCGATCGCGAGCCCGAATGTGCCCCACTCCAGTCACCAGCTAGCACCGGCTGTGGACGGGAAAAGTTGCCTGGCAACGCCGCCCGGACCGGCGAGGGCCGAGTGGGCCGGGCCGGGGAGTCGGCTCGGCGGAATCGAATGTCGAATCCGGACCGGCACGTCGGCCAACGGGAATGACGTGCTGGCGGCCGGGGTCGACCGCTGGTCCGTGACCGGGATCGCCGGGGTGCTCGATGCCTCGGGAGGAGCGGTGAGCCCTGGAAACGAATCAAGACCCCTCCGTGGAGGGGCCTTGACCTTCACTTACCTCTGGTCGGGGTGGCCGGATTCGAACCGACGACCCCTTCGTCCAGAAGGAACGATCGGCGGCTGCAGAGCTGGACATGTAGTACGCGGACAACTCGCGCTGACCGAGGCGGGACTGCGGCGCTCGTCCACTTTGTCAGGTCGAGCGCGCGTCCGATAAGATTGGGGGCGGTGTGATCTATCGACCGCTCTTCTGGATGGTTCCGGGCTGCGGGAGGCGCTGCAGCCCTCCTGGAGAGGGGCCCCCGAAGAAGGGACTGAAATGATCACGCCTGAAGGACAGGATCAGCAGACGGGTTTACTCGTGAACCTGGCTCTGGCCTGCGAGGTGATCGCGAACCTGAACGCGGCTACCGGCAGGGACGAGCCCGGCATCACCGAGCTCGTCCTGCTGGCCCTGGTGCTGGTCCTCGTCAACGGCGTCCACTCCAACGACGAGAACTAGCTCTTCACCTCTAGCCGGAGGGGCTGCGTGCAAGCGTGGCCCCTCCGCCTTATCTTCCAAACTAACTATACCTAACTTCTACCAAGTTAACATGTACGAGGTTAGACGGATCGTTGTGGCTGTTACCTGGGTCTCTGCCATCGTTCAAGCTGTTAGTCGAACGTCAGGACCGTAATGCTAGCGACGAAGCCCTCCGTAACCCGCCGCATCATGCTCCACGCCATCCCGTCGGCCTTCGTCCGCACGCTCGTGAAGTTGGCCAGGCCCCACCTGCTCGGCTTCGCCCGGACGGAGGTTGTCGGGATAGCGCCACCATCCCGGAGTGCCCGAAGACCCCGCCGGAGGCACCGTCCTTGAGTCGATCACCATCACAGCCCCAGAGCTGCCAGCAACCAAGGCGGCCCGGGTTTCTTCGTATGTCGCGCCGCCGGCGGGCTGGCAACCGCGTGCCGGCGGCCGAAGGCCAGAGGGCAACGCGGCGGGCCGATAGGCCCGGCCCAGGTTCGGCAGCGCGCGCGGCCTGCGAAGCGGGCCGCCTTGAAGACGTACAGAAAGTTCTCACCACCTGGCCGGTAGCCGGCCTTCCGCTGCCCGGACAGCAGGCGCGCCAGGCTGTGGCGTCGGTGCTGGGTGGTGACCACGAGGACGCCTACACCGCAGAGCTGCCTCGCCGGTAGCAGGTGTCCCTAGTTCCGGCGCCGGTACTGCGTCCCGTCCGGGTCTCGCTCGAACACAGGTAGATCCGGCGTGTGCAGTGCAGGAGCCTGGAGAGCAACCGCGCTCAGGACGTCTTGGTCGGACACATCGAATCGGGCCGGGAAGCGAATCGACATTGACTGAGGCCACACGGGCCGCCAGCGGTTCGAATCCCGCGTTGGCGGAGGCACGCCCCAGCCGTCGACGGTGTAGACCAAGAACGACAAGCTGCGAAAGGTTAGGCAGGTCCACAGAACGTTCCGAATATCACCGTCGTCCCACGGCCTGTCAGATCTACGCACCTGGACTGCCATCTGTTTGATATTGAAGTCCAACTCCCCGGCATGACGACCAAGCCACACTTTGCAGTCGGGGGGAGGAAGTAGCCGCTGGCGGAGGTAGTGGTAGCTGTCTGAATGACCCACAGTGGTCCCGGCGCTCAACGCCTGCATCCATGCGGTCTTCACTGCCCACGTGGAGAGCCGCGCCGCCTCGTCGGGCAGGATGCCGATGCTCCAGCCTCTGACGGCAGCATCCATGAGCGAGAGAACCAGCGGCTTGACCTGTCTCTCAAGCTGACTCATCCACCCGTTGTTGCAAGATCTACACACCTCTCGCGTCTTCATCGTCAGCACGGAGCCGAGTCGCTGTGTAACGACGGTGGGCATCTCCTTGACCGTGTCGACGGCGGTCTGCCCGAAGCCGGCTTCGTGGTTCCAGCGATGCGGTTCCACGTTCTCCGCGTAAGGGTGCAGCCATTGAGGCCAGACATGCTCCTTCGAGAATCCGTCAGTCTTGCTGCAGAAAACACACGATCGTCGTTTGGCTCGCACGTCCGTAGCTTCCTCCGCCTCGCCTAAGCCGCATACACGGCGGACCGGCACGCCCTCGGCCTGGTCTTCGTCACCACTGTCGGCACTGCCCTCGACGCGGCCAACGTCCGCCGAGTCGTCACCCTCGCCGGCATGGATCCGGCCGCCTGGACTCCCCGTGAGCTGCGGCACAGCTTCGTGTCGCTGCTCTCCGACAGCGGCGTGAGCCTGGAAGACATCGCCGACCTGTGCGGCCACTCGGGCACCACCGTTACGGAGAAGGTCTACCGTCACCAGCTCCGGCCGGTGATGCTCCAGGGCGCGGCAGTCATGGATCGCATCTTCGCGCCGGCTGCTGAGGCGTAGTCACTCAGTTGGTCACCCAGGATGCACTAGAGGGCACATCCATGGATCGGATGTGCCCTCTCACCTGGTCGGGGTGGCCGGATTCGAACCGACGACCTCTTCGTCCCGAACGAAGCGCGCTACCAAGCTGCGCCACACCCCGAGGCGTGCCGACAAATAGTAGCCCACCCGCTCCCGTGGTCAAACTCGGTACCCCCCGGCGTCGGCGGGACCCGGCCCGGGCCCCGCCGACGGGTTCAGCGCGGAATCAGGGTGAGGATGCTCGCCTCCGGCGGGCAGGCGAAGCGGACCGGCGCGGTGGGGTGCGTGCCGAGCCCGGCGGAGACGTGCAGCCAGGCGTCCGAGCCCGGCCAACGGTGCAGGCCGCGTGCCATGGAGCGGGGCAGTCCGCAGTTGGTGACCAGCGCGCCGTAGCCGGGTACGCAGACCTGCCCGCCGTGGGTGTGGCCGGCGAGGAGCAGGTCGAAGCCGTCGGCGGCCATCCGGTCGAGGACGGCCGGCTCCGGCGAGTGGGTCAGCGCGACGGAGAGGTCGGCGTCCGGGTTGGCGGGGCCGGCCACGGCGTCGTAGTCGTCCCGCTCGATGTGCGGGTCGTCGACGCCGAGCAGCTCGATCAGCCGGCCGCCGGCCTTCAGCGTGGTCCGTGCGTTGTTCAGGTCCGCCCAGCCGGCGCCGGTGAGGACGGTCCGCAGCTCGTCGTACGGCAGCGCGGTGCCGTGGGTGTACTCGCGCTCGGGCAGGAAGTAGGTGAACGGGTTCTTCCAGACCGGCCCGGTGTAGTCGTTCGAGCCGAAGACGAAGGCCCCGGGGAGGTCCAGCAGCGGTTGCAGCGCCCGCAGCGCTCCCGGTACGGCGTCCGGGTGGGCCATGTTGTCCCCGGTGACGACCACCAGGTCGGGGTCGAGGGCCGCCAGTGAGGCGACCCACTCCTGCTTGCGCCGCTGGTTCGGCATCATGTGCAGGTCGGAGACGTGCAGTACGCGCAGCGGTTCGGCGTCGGCCGGCAGCACCGGTACGTCGTAGCGGCGCAGGGTGAACATGTTGCGCTCGATGAGCGACGCGTACGCCAGGGTGGCCGTGCCCGCGGCGACGGTCCCGGCGGCGAGCCGGAATAGTGTGCGCTTTCGCATGGCGTTCAGGGTAGTTTGACCGACCATGAGCACGCTGAAGGACCGCCTCACCGCAGACATGCGCGCCGCTCTCAAGGCGCGCGACGAGCTGACCACCTCCACCCTCCGGATGGCCCTGGCCGCCGTGGGCAACGCGGAGGTCGCCGGCAAGGCCAAGCGCGAGCTCTCCGACGACGAGGTGCTCGCGGTGCTGACCAAGGAGGCGAAGAAGCGGCGTGAGGCCGCCACCGCCTTCGCCGACGCCGGGCGCACCGAGCAGGCCACCAAGGAGACCGCCGAGGGGGAGGTGCTGGAGCGCTACCTGCCGAAGCAGCTCTCCGACGACGAGCTGGCCGGGCTGGTCGCGGGGGCGCTCGCCGCGGGCGGCTTCACCGGCAAGGCGCAGATGGGCCCGGCCATGAAGGCGGCCCAGGCCGTGGTGGCCGGCAAGGCCGAGGGTGGCCGGGTGGCCGCCGAGGTACGCCGCCAGCTCGGTCTCTGACCGGTCCACGACGAAACGGGCGGGCACCCCTGGTGGGGTGCCCGCCCGTTGTCGGTGTCGCCGGTCAGCCGCGTGGTCGTCCGGGGCGGCCGTTGTTGGGCGGTGGCGGGAGTTGGACGCCGCCCGGTTTGACGACGGGGCCCGTCGGGGTGCCGGCACCGGCGCCGGAGCTGACCTCGATGGTCACCACGCCGCCCTTGATGGTGCGGCCGTCCGGGCTGGTGCCGGCGGCGGTGCCGGGCGGGCAGCTCGACGCGACCTTGTTGTCGCTGACGACCACCTCGAAGCCGGCGCCCTGCAGGCGTGACTTCGCGCTGTCGATGGACTGGCACGTGACGTCCGGGATGGAGCGCTGGTCACCCTCGATGATCTTGCCGCTCGGCGGGGTGAAGTCGATGCGCTCCTTGCCCTTCATGGCGTCGCGCAGCGTCTCGTAGACCGCCGGGTTGATGCCGTTGGGGACGTCGTGGCCCATCTTCTGGGTGGTCTGCGGCCAGTCGGGGTCGGCCATGATGCCGGCCACCGCGTACTGCTTGGTCATCGCGACCAGGGCGGAGGTCTTCTCTGAGTCGGTGGTGCCGGACTTGCCGGCGACCGGCGCGTTGACGATGCCGCGGACGTTGCGGGCCGTGGCGCCCTGGCACTTCGAGGTCGACGACTTGTCACCGACCGGGCAGCGCGCCGCGTCCACGGCGGCCCGGGCCACCTGGGTGCTGATCCGCTGCTCGCAGCGCGGGTTGGCGACGTCGAGCTTGTTGCCGTCGGGGTCGCGGATCTCCTGCACCGGGATCGGTTCGCAGTACTTGCCGTCCGCGGCCAGGGTCGCGTACGCGTTCGCCAGCTCCAGCGGGGTGGTGGCGGAGACACCGAGGGTGAACGCGCCCCACTGGTTGGCGCCGCCCTCCTTGGTGGCCCGGCGGGCGTCCTCGCTGTCCCGGAAGGTGATGCCGAGCTTCTGCGCCACCTTGATCACGTTGTCCGCGCCGACCTGCTGCTCCAGCGGCACGAAGTAGGTGTTGACCGAGTTGCCGAAGGCGGTCCACATGTTGTGCACGCCAGTCATGCTCTTCGAGGCGTTCTTCGGGCAGTAGAAGTGGGTGTTGGGGCAGGCCGCCGGGGAGTTCTGCTCGACGATGTAGTTCGACTTGAAGGTCTCCGGCGCGTTGATCTGGTAGCTGAGCGGGATGCCCTTCTCCAGCGCCGCGACCATGGTGAACATCTTGAACGTCGAGCCGGCCTGGTAGCCCTTGATGTCACCGCCGCCGGTGAGCAGTGGGTTGGTGGTGTTCGGATAGCTGCCCCGGAGGTTCTTCTTGGCCCGCCTCGGGTCGCTGGAGATGCCGTTCTGCGGGTGCTTCAGATCGTCGATCTTGAAGTTCCGGTTGACCGCGAGGGCCCGGACCCGCCCGGTGCCCGGCTCGATCACCGCGACCATCCGGGCCGCCTTGCTGGTCGCACCCAGGTGGTTACGGACGGCCTTGTCGGCACCGCGCTGCGCCTGCGCGTCGAGGCTGGTGACGATGGTGAAGCCGCCGCTCTTGAGCCGCCGCTCCCGGTCGTACGTGGTCGAGCCGAAGGTCTCCTGCCCCATCCACCAGCGGTAGAAGTAGTCGCAGAAGAAGCCCCAGCCCTTCTCCAGGGTGTCGACGCAGCCGTTCGGGGTGCGCTTGTCCTTCACCTTGAGCGTGATGGCCTTGGCCTGGTCGGCCTGCTGCTGGGTGATGGCCCCGATCTGCACCATGTTCTGGATGACGTAGTCGCGCCGGCCCAC
This genomic interval from Micromonospora sp. CCTCC AA 2012012 contains the following:
- a CDS encoding GatB/YqeY domain-containing protein → MSTLKDRLTADMRAALKARDELTTSTLRMALAAVGNAEVAGKAKRELSDDEVLAVLTKEAKKRREAATAFADAGRTEQATKETAEGEVLERYLPKQLSDDELAGLVAGALAAGGFTGKAQMGPAMKAAQAVVAGKAEGGRVAAEVRRQLGL
- a CDS encoding penicillin-binding protein, with product MRKRDHNVLTNAASLLICGLLAGVVVAAAAFPAVAMSGLAAKAGAETFGALPSELTVARAPQISYLLASDGKTPLATMYDENRKDVKLKDVSPLMRKAIIAAEDHDFYKHNGVDLNGVARAFVNNQSGGGNGRQGASTLTMQYVRLAIAYSATHPADVVAATEDTSARKLREMKYALQIDKELSKDEILERYLNIAAFGNGAYGIYAASQVYFGVPPSKLDIQQSAMLAGMVKAPTAFDPTTPSGYPQAVGRRDYVIQNMVQIGAITQQQADQAKAITLKVKDKRTPNGCVDTLEKGWGFFCDYFYRWWMGQETFGSTTYDRERRLKSGGFTIVTSLDAQAQRGADKAVRNHLGATSKAARMVAVIEPGTGRVRALAVNRNFKIDDLKHPQNGISSDPRRAKKNLRGSYPNTTNPLLTGGGDIKGYQAGSTFKMFTMVAALEKGIPLSYQINAPETFKSNYIVEQNSPAACPNTHFYCPKNASKSMTGVHNMWTAFGNSVNTYFVPLEQQVGADNVIKVAQKLGITFRDSEDARRATKEGGANQWGAFTLGVSATTPLELANAYATLAADGKYCEPIPVQEIRDPDGNKLDVANPRCEQRISTQVARAAVDAARCPVGDKSSTSKCQGATARNVRGIVNAPVAGKSGTTDSEKTSALVAMTKQYAVAGIMADPDWPQTTQKMGHDVPNGINPAVYETLRDAMKGKERIDFTPPSGKIIEGDQRSIPDVTCQSIDSAKSRLQGAGFEVVVSDNKVASSCPPGTAAGTSPDGRTIKGGVVTIEVSSGAGAGTPTGPVVKPGGVQLPPPPNNGRPGRPRG
- a CDS encoding calcium:cation antiporter, with amino-acid sequence MTALIKSRVTDWTFVVPLIAVVVLAAAWGRDLPGVLVAVVAALLAGAVLAAVHHAEVVAHKVGEPFGSLVLAVAVTVIEVALIVTLMISGGDKTQALARDTVFAAVMITCNGILGLSLLLGALRRRVAVFNPEGTGGALATVATLATLSLVVPTFTTSRPGPEFSPAQLAFAAVASLALYGLFVLVQTGRHRDYFLPVSQDGRIVDVDGDGHADPPSARTAWTSVALLVVALVAVVGNAKIISPTIEAGVSAANLPQAFVGVVIALLVLLPETLAAARAARRDRVQISLNLALGSAMASIGLTIPAIALASVWLDGPLLLGLGGTQLTLLALTAVTGVLTVVPGRATVLQGGVHLVLLAAFVFLAASP
- a CDS encoding metallophosphoesterase; the protein is MRKRTLFRLAAGTVAAGTATLAYASLIERNMFTLRRYDVPVLPADAEPLRVLHVSDLHMMPNQRRKQEWVASLAALDPDLVVVTGDNMAHPDAVPGALRALQPLLDLPGAFVFGSNDYTGPVWKNPFTYFLPEREYTHGTALPYDELRTVLTGAGWADLNNARTTLKAGGRLIELLGVDDPHIERDDYDAVAGPANPDADLSVALTHSPEPAVLDRMAADGFDLLLAGHTHGGQVCVPGYGALVTNCGLPRSMARGLHRWPGSDAWLHVSAGLGTHPTAPVRFACPPEASILTLIPR